In Plasmodium cynomolgi strain B DNA, chromosome 2, whole genome shotgun sequence, the genomic window cacaaagTAAAAGATATGTCGCGAGCTTTGCCTTAGCTTaaggaaatatataaaaaaatacctctTGCATCGCGGAGAAGGATATATTGCATGATCTATTGTATATGCATTATCTACCGTATATGTATATCCTGCAAAAACTTCTCTtctcatatatatataaagcgAGCGTTGTAAAGCAAGATATAATCAGCGCATGAAAAATAGAACAGggatatttttgtgtttttcgtaacgtattaattaattaatgaGCCCTATTCTGTTACATATTTACATcgcttatatattttatcttgCGAAAAttccaaatatttttggttcttaaaaggaaaaagtttcaaagtataatttattattgtCCTTAAGAAACGATAAGGCTGTTTGTGCGCTCATATATACGCACATGACACATAGACGCATAATGCATATAAGCATACATACAGCTGTACAATTAAGTCTGAAGTTATAGGATATATAGCTTATGCTTTTATCATCCCTAGTGAAGACATGCATTTAGAACTACATGTTCAAAATTTACCGTGGTTTGACAATAATGTATTTAAGAAATATCATAttgttaaattaaaaaatatacttaatGAAGATTATAATTCTCCTTGTAAgtaattatcattttattaaatttaaaaagtgtaTATAATGGAGCATCGAAGATGTGTAGTATCAAAGACTGCTACAAATGATGATAGTGAATCCGAGATAAAATCTTCAACAGATGTTTTTCCATCAGTAATAGAAAGAATAATGGGAAGCAGTCCTAAGCATAAAGTAAAtatagtaaaattttttaacaaagttTCCGTGTGCGTCCTTGCACTATGTATCCTGAATTGCCCTAGTAATGTAAgatagaagaaaatatatgtttaaaaatttacagttCATGTTTGAAGCTGTTTAATTTTGAATACTCATTATGCgtttgtatatattacatgTGCTTTTAAGCAGCTTCAAGTGTACAAAACTGTGAAAGTGCATACATTGTACATATTAATGCAA contains:
- a CDS encoding hypothetical protein (putative), whose translation is MEHRRCVVSKTATNDDSESEIKSSTDVFPSVIERIMGSSPKHKVNIVKFFNKVSVCVLALCILNCPSN